The following coding sequences are from one Coffea arabica cultivar ET-39 chromosome 11e, Coffea Arabica ET-39 HiFi, whole genome shotgun sequence window:
- the LOC113718428 gene encoding CASP-like protein PIMP1: protein MEMSLPPKYDYEEPRPSRVPLINLAARLVTFASLAITMVVLQTNRATVTTIKGDKFRLTYGNYFHTYKYMFYVSTVGIVYTALQVPFAAFYVIVKRRVFSSDTLLRIEFYCDKFVTLLLGAGVGAAFGATRDLKEYTLNKESSSMHYFDMNFIAATFILLGCLGSTISSIFSSWAFPTGE, encoded by the exons ATGGAGATGTCTCTGCCGCCTAAGTATGACTATGAAGAGCCTCGTCCTTCAAGGGTGCCACTAATCAACTTAGCCGCGAGATTGGTGACCTTTGCCTCTCTCGCAATTACAATGGTGGTCTTGCAAACTAACCGTGCTACGGTCACAACTATAAAGGGTGACAAGTTCAGGCTGACTTACGGCAACTATTTTCATACCTACAA GTACATGTTTTATGTGTCGACAGTAGGAATCGTCTACACTGCCTTGCAAGTTCCATTTGCTGCGTTCTATGTAATAGTGAAAAGACGAGTTTTCAGCAGTGATACCTTACTCCGGATAGAATTCTACTGCGACAAG TTCGTGACATTGCTACTAGGAGCAGGAGTTGGTGCAGCATTTGGTGCCACAAGAGACCTGAAGGAGTACACACTCAATAAAGAATCCAGCTCCATGCACTACTTTGACATGAACTTCATTGCAGCTACTTTTATTCTTCTTGGATGCTTGGGTTCaacaatttcttcaattttttcgtCATGGGCTTTCCCAACGGGTGAATAA
- the LOC113717863 gene encoding protein indeterminate-domain 16-like yields the protein MLDNNTASNGPSSSSDAFTSSDNNGVVITNKRKRRPAGTPDPDAEVVSLSPKTLLESDKYVCEICNQGFQRDQNLQMHRRRHKVPWKLLKRETPEVKKRVFVCPEPSCLHHDPCHALGDLVGIKKHFRRKHSNNKQWVCEKCSKGYAVQSDYKAHLKTCGTRGHSCDCGRVFSRVESFIEHQDTCTVRPVQPDVQAMQPACSSHAASSNSPSSDNNFSVAPKPRLIMPAPSGHQPQFVCSEANNLTGKVQQHSLELQLLPSSYKDEDNHATDLNLSIGSSRHCEKNEQKCSNLDVSTRSSHGGEKLVMDASRMKQGATEQLRVAMAEKAFAEQARQQAKRQLELAEMEFSNAKRIRQQAQAELEKAQLLKEQATKKISETISEITCHACRQRFQATNVTHVSADETSPAMSYMSSATTDAEGE from the exons ATGCTAGACAACAATACAGCCTCAAATGgtccatcttcttcttctgatgCCTTCACTTCTTCAGATAATAATGGAGTTGTAATCACCAACAAACGAAAAAGAAGACCAGCTGGTACCCCAg ATCCAGATGCTGAGGTTGTTTCACTCTCACCCAAGACCTTGTTGGAATCAGACAAATACGTTTGTGAGATCTGTAACCAAGGTTTTCAGAGGGACCAAAACTTGCAGATGCACAGGAGGCGCCATAAGGTGCCTTGGAAGCTGCTGAAAAGGGAAACACCAGAAGTCAAGAAAAGGGTTTTTGTGTGCCCAGAACCTTCTTGCTTGCACCATGATCCTTGCCATGCCCTCGGAGATCTTGTGGGGATAAAGAAGCATTTTAGGAGAAAGCATAGCAATAATAAACAGTGGGTTTGTGAGAAATGCTCCAAAGGATACGCTGTTCAGTCGGACTATAAAGCTCACCTTAAAACTTGTGGCACTCGAGGTCATTCTTGTGACTGTGGGCGTGTGTTTTCCAG AGTCGAGAGTTTCATAGAGCATCAAGACACCTGTACCGTCCGCCCTGTCCAGCCAGACGTACAGGCAATGCAGCCGGCTTGCTCAAGCCATGCTGCATCAAGCAACAGCCCATCAAGTGATAACAATTTCAGCGTTGCCCCGAAGCCAAGACTGATAATGCCAGCACCTTCAGGTCATCAGCCTCAGTTTGTATGTTCAGAGGCTAACAATTTGACAGGGAAAGTTCAGCAACATAGTTTAGAACTTCAGCTTCTGCCATCGTCCTACAAAGATGAAGACAATCATGCCACCGACTTGAATTTGTCGATAGGTTCATCGAGACATTgtgaaaaaaatgaacaaaaatgttCAAATTTAGACGTTAGTACTAGAAGCTCTCATGGTGGAGAAAAATTAGTGATGGATGCATCAAGGATGAAACAAGGCGCGACCGAACAGCTGAGGGTAGCAATGGCTGAGAAGGCTTTTGCCGAACAGGCAAGGCAACAAGCAAAGAGGCAATTGGAATTGGCAGAGATGGAATTTTCTAATGCTAAGAGAATTAGACAACAGGCACAGGCTGAGCTTGAAAAGGCTCAATTGTTGAAAGAGCAAGCTACAAAAAAGATTAGTGAAACCATCTCAGAAATTACTTGTCATGCTTGCAGGCAAAGGTTTCAAGCAACAAATGTAACTCATGTTTCAGCTGATGAGACTTCTCCTGCTATGAGTTACATGTCTTCAGCCACAACAGATGCTGAAGGAGAGTAA
- the LOC140021133 gene encoding PHD finger protein MALE STERILITY 1-like, which translates to MSELDYIGCKKRKRGEGVLKFKGFCDQGYPVEFNGSFQENVRALLEIGQMETGLCDPMPIWSFQLEVHRHPLLHVFLFVVEEPIELSLTRGCKHCQYIGWGDHLICNKKYHFLLPSKDTVSACLSYEGSSAGINVTASNSIASKSNLIDLQGHTMHGVFHSNGFGHLLCINGEETGSDLAGFQIMDFWDRLCTGLRAREVSLRDLSQKQGMDLRLLHSMAYGKPWFGQWGYKFGRGSFGVTEPMYRSAIEALQNTPLGLFAHHLGNETNEILTILSRYQMLSGHILVTLGDMFHFMLELKSKLPKESNTESSHPGMLVDTSCRWSAKRIEMAIRVIIEALQRAEFRWISRQEVRDAARAYIGDTGLLDFVLKSLGNHIVGKYLVRRCLNPVTKVLEYCLEDISHAFPRRDGYSRLISTPDSKLKPRYKITWAQLMKDLLRLYKLILKENNAMSSTGILASIPIASRIILDTKLFIKDYSEESTSILDKSVLHCSIVLTSNTDRGSTNKAMITPYEFFMLRNTTTFDELKLEVERKFRDLYWGMRNFVAESLANLDAKGSDLVFKLIKAGTKIVFEGKISGESADICCMMFESFESNALVVDCICGTKIDDGERMVSCDICEVRQHTRCVHVSNIEEIPTIFLCNSCEQDILHFPSLP; encoded by the exons ATGTCAGAATTGGATTACATTGgatgcaagaaaaggaaaagaggggaGGGAGTACTTAAATTCAAGGGGTTTTGTGACCAGGGATATCCAGTGGAGTTCAATGGTTCATTTCAAGAAAATGTTAGAGCCCTTTTGGAGATTGGGCAAATGGAGACTGGCTTATGTGATCCAATGCCAATTTGGTCATTTCAATTAGAGGTCCATCGACACCCTTTGCTGCATGTTTTCCTCTTTGTTGTTGAAGAACCAATTGAGCTGTCCTTGACCCGTGGCTGTAAGCATTGTCAATATATAG GCTGGGGTGATCATTTGATATGTAACAAGAAGTATCACTTTCTACTACCCTCAAAGGATACAGTCTCAGCATGCCTAAGTTATGAAGGCAGCTCCGCTGGTATTAATGTCACAGCCTCAAATTCAATAGCAAGCAAGTCCAACTTGATTGATTTACAGGGTCATACCATGCATGGTGTCTTTCACTCTAATGGTTTCGGGCATTTGCTGTGTATAAATGGAGAGGAGACTGGCTCGGATTTGGCTGGATTTCAGATCATGGACTTCTGGGATCGGTTATGCACTGGATTGAGAGCAAG AGAAGTGAGTTTGAGAGACTTATCTCAAAAGCAAGGTATGGATCTTAGGCTACTTCACAGCATGGCCTATGGCAAACCTTGGTTTGGTCAATGGGGCTACAAATTTGGGAGAGGAAGTTTTGGCGTCACGGAACCAATGTATCGAAGTGCCATTGAAGCCTTGCAAAACACCCCTTTAGGCTTATTTGCTCATCATCTTGGCAATGAGACCAATGAGATCCTAACAATCCTATCAAGGTACCAAATGTTGTCAGGCCATATTTTGGTTACTCTTGGTGATATGTTCCATTTCATGCTAGAGCTGAAATCCAAACTCCCAAAGGAGAGCAATACTGAGTCCTCTCATCCAGGAATGCTGGTGGATACATCTTGCAGATGGTCCGCTAAACGCATCGAAATGGCTATTAGGGTGATTATTGAAGCACTACAAAGAGCTGAATTTCGATGGATTTCTAGACAAGAAGTTCGCGATGCTGCTCGTGCCTACATTGGCGACACAGGTTTGTTAGATTTCGTGCTGAAATCGTTAGGGAATCATATCGTTGGGAAATATCTAGTTCGACGTTGTTTGAATCCAGTAACAAAGGTATTGGAATACTGCTTAGAAGACATTTCTCATGCATTTCCTAGACGAGATGGATATAGCAGACTGATTAGTACTCCTGACTCAAAATTGAAACCTCGATACAAGATTACATGGGCTCAGCTTATGAAGGACCTTTTACGCTTGTACAAACTAATCTTGAAAGAAAATAATGCAATGAGCAGCACTGGAATTCTTGCTAGTATCCCTATTGCATCAAGGATTATTTTGGACACTAAGTTATTCATCAAAGACTATTCTGAAGAATCAACATCAATTCTTGACAAATCAGTGCTACATTGCTCCATTGTCTTGACAAGCAACACTGATAGAGGTTCAACAAATAAGGCTATGATCACTCCTTATGAGTTTTTCATGTTGAGAAACACTACTACATTTGATGAACTCAAGCTTGAAGTGGAGAGGAAATTCAGGGATTTGTATTGgggaatgagaaattttgtggCAGAATCATTAGCCAATTTGGATGCCAAAGGATCAGACTTGGTTTTCAAGCTCATTAAAGCAGGTACTAAGATTGTTTTCGAGGGGAAAATTAGTGGAGAAAGTGCTGATATTTGCTGCATGATGTTTGAGAGTTTTGAGAGCAATGCATTGGTAGTGGATTGCATTTGTGGAACTAAAATTGATGATGGTGAAAGAATGGTTTCATGTGATATTTGTGAGGTTCGGCAGCATACTCGTTGTGTTCATGTTTCAAACATTGAAGAAATTCCAACCATATTTCTCTGCAATTCTTGTGAGCAAGATATCTTGCATTTCCCTTCCCTACCATAG